In the genome of uncultured Sphaerochaeta sp., the window CTGCCTGAACGGGCTCGACAGACACTCTCCCTCCATACCATCCAGAGATCATTGCTCGATTGGGAAGCCCTGTTCAGTCATCTTGATTGCCTGGCAAATGCAGAGACAGCTGAAGAAACCGAAGCCCCATACCATCCGAGTGGATTGATCGGAGAGAGTGATGGCATCAGAAACGTGCGCAAGCAACTGATGCAATATGCAAACAACTCCTGTTCCATCCATCTTTTCGGTGAGACGGGTACCGGCAAGGAGCTTGCAGCAAACTATCTGCATTCCTTGCAATATCCCCACCGCTCCATGGTCAGCGTCAATTGTTCCCTGCTCTCAGGGGCATTGGGCAACTCCATGTTTTTTGGACATACGAAAGGAGCTTTCACTGATGGGAAAACAGAACTGAAAGGGTTTGCCTATGAGGCAGACCAGTCAACACTCTTTCTTGATGAGGTGGAAAACCTCTCCCTCCAATTCCAAGCCGACCTCTTGAGACTTCTTGAGACAGGGCACTACCGACATTATGGGGATACCCATCTGCATACCTCGCATTTCCGCTTGGTAACCGCATCGAATGAGAAACTCAAGGATTTGATCAGCAAGCAGTCAATGCGCAAGGATTTCTTCTATAGGATCACCGATGTCTCTCTCACGCTTCCCCCGCTGAGGGAACACAAAGAGGATATTCCCCTTCTGTGCTCCTACTTCCTCAATCTCCAAGCACCGGGAAAAATCCTCTCTGACAAGAATATGCACCTCTTGGAAAACCACTCTTGGCCGGGCAACGTGAGAGAGCTGTTCTCCACCTTGAGGCGGGGTCTTCTGCG includes:
- a CDS encoding sigma 54-interacting transcriptional regulator; this translates as MSLFVVSSDWRFKEKFKLRYRASFLTLFTMTEKALHALRLENPSLLIVDSKLGKCTQDEFLDQLIHQQPTCPILFCLDSGMELPERARQTLSLHTIQRSLLDWEALFSHLDCLANAETAEETEAPYHPSGLIGESDGIRNVRKQLMQYANNSCSIHLFGETGTGKELAANYLHSLQYPHRSMVSVNCSLLSGALGNSMFFGHTKGAFTDGKTELKGFAYEADQSTLFLDEVENLSLQFQADLLRLLETGHYRHYGDTHLHTSHFRLVTASNEKLKDLISKQSMRKDFFYRITDVSLTLPPLREHKEDIPLLCSYFLNLQAPGKILSDKNMHLLENHSWPGNVRELFSTLRRGLLRCQDSEVVSLLPEDICLA